In a single window of the Pseudopipra pipra isolate bDixPip1 chromosome Z, bDixPip1.hap1, whole genome shotgun sequence genome:
- the MED18 gene encoding mediator of RNA polymerase II transcription subunit 18: MEAPPVTMMPVTGGTINMMEYLLQGSVLDQSLESLLHRLRGLCDNMEPETFLDHEMVFLLKGQQASPFVLRARRSMDKTGMPWHLRYLGQPEIGDKNRHALVRNCVDIATSDNLTDFLVEMGFRMDHEFVAKGHVFRKGIMKIVVYKIFRILMPGNTESIEPLSLSYLVELNVVAPAGQDVVSDDMRNFAEQLKPLVHLEKIDPKRLM, from the exons ATGGAGGCGCCGCCGGTCACGATGATGCCCGTCACGGGCGGAACCATCAACATGATGGAGTACCTGCTCCAAG GGAGCGTGCTGGACCAGAGCCTGGAGAGCCTCCTGCACCGCCTGCGCGGGCTGTGCGACAACATGGAGCCCGAGACGTTCCTGGACCACGAGATGGTGTTCCTGCTGAAGGGGCAGCAGGCCAGCCCGTTCGTGCTGCGCGCCCGGCGCTCCATGGACAAGACCGGGATGCCTTGGCACCTGCGCTACCTGGGGCAGCCCGAGATCGGCGACAAGAACCGCCACGCCCTGGTGCGCAACTGCGTGGACATTGCCACATCCGACAACCTGACGGACTTCCTGGTGGAGATGGGCTTCCGCATGGACCACGAGTTCGTGGCCAAGGGGCACGTGTTCCGCAAGGGCATCATGAAGATCGTGGTGTACAAGATCTTCCGCATCCTGATGCCGGGAAACACGGAGAGCATCGAGCCGCTCTCCCTGTCCTACTTGGTGGAGCTCAACGTGGTTGCGCCAGCTGGGCAAGACGTGGTCTCTGATGACATGAGGAACTTTGCTGAGCAGCTGAAGCCTCTGGTGCACCTGGAGAAGATTGACCCCAAAAGACTGATGTGA